Genomic window (Culex pipiens pallens isolate TS chromosome 3, TS_CPP_V2, whole genome shotgun sequence):
aatcgatcaaaaaaatccttcaaaagatacagatttttgaattttcatacatcatttttgtatggacagctgccaaatttgtatggaaaattaaatggacaaactaatgatgcaaaatggcttctttgggcataccgaaggcaccaaaaaagtttcagtcggattaaaaaatacaaaaattaaaattgaagaaaaaagaccgatttcgtagagaattgctcatgagcagttctctagaatttcggtcatgcgattttttttgtattttttaatccgactgaaacttttttggtggcttcggtatgcccaaagaagccattttgcatcattagtttgtccatataattttccatacaaatttggcagctgtccatacaaaaatgatatgtgaaaattcaaaaatctgtatcttttgaaggaattttttgatcgatttggtatcttcggcaaagttgtaggtatggatatggactacactggaaaaaaatgatacacggtaaaaaaaatttggtgatttttttatttaactttttatcactaaaacttgatttgcaaaaaaacactatttttaattttttttattttttgatatgttttagaggacataaaatgccaacttttcagaaattttcaggttgtgcaaaaaatctttgaacgagttatgaattttttaatcaatactgattttttcaaaaaatcgaaaattggtcgcaaaaatttttcaacttcatttttcgatgtaaaatcaaatttgcaatcgaaaagtactttagtaaaattttgataaagtgcaccgttttcaagataaatccatatttaggtaacttttttgaaaatagtcgcagtttttcatttttttaaattagtgcacatgtttgcacacttttggaaaaaatatttttgaaaagctgagaaaattctctatattttgcttcttcggactttgttgatacgatctttagttgctgagatattgcaatgcaaaggtttaaaaacaggaaaattgatgttttttaagtctcacccaaacagcccgccatttttcaatgtcgatatctcagcaactaatggtccgattttcaatgttaatatatgaaacatttgtaaaattttccgatcttttcgaaaacaatattttcaaaattttcaattcaagactaacattttacaagggcgtaatattgaatgtttggcccttttgaaatgttagtcttgattagaaatttttaaaaatatttttttcgaaaagatcggaaaatttcacaaatgtttcatatattaacattgaaaatcggaccattagttgctgagatatcgacattagaaaatggtgggttgtttgggtgaaacttagaaaacagcaattttcctgtttttaaacctttgcattgcaatatctcagcaactaaaggtcgtatcaacaaagtccgaagaagcaaaatatagagaattttctcagcttttcaaaaatatattttccaaaagtgtgcaaacatgtgcgctaattttaaaaaatgaaaaactgcgactattttcaaaaaagtcacctaaaaatggatttaacctgaaaacggtgcactttatcaaaattttactaaagtacttttcgattgcaaatttgattttacatcgaaaaatgaagttgaaaattttttgcgaccaatatttcgattttttgaaaaaatcagtattgattaaaaaattcataactcgctcaaagattttttgcacaacctgaaaatttctgaaaagttggcattttatgtcctctaaaacatatcaaaaaataaaaaaaattaaaaatagtgtttttttgcaaatcaagttttagtgataaaaagttaaataaaaaaatcaccaatttttttttaccgtgtatcatttttttccagtgtagtccatatccatacctacaactttgccgaagacaccaaatcgatcaaaaaattccttcaaaagatacagatttttgaattttcacatatcatttttgtatggacagctgccaaatttgtatggaaaattatatggacaaactaatgatgcaaaatggcttctttgggcataccgaagccaccaaaaaagtttcagtcggattaaaaaatacaaaaattaaaattgaagaaaaaagaccgatttcgtagagaattgctcagtgtattttttacatttttaaaccaaacaTATTGTTCAAGAACACCTTTTGCTACCCAAAAGGTCTCGAACCAAACATCTAGTCAGCCAAGATGACCAAGGTGGACATCCCGATGAAGAACAAGGTCGACGCGTCGGCCAACTTTATCCAGCACGAAAAAGACGTCGAAGTTCAGGTGCGTGCCCCGAAAAGGGTATTGCACTTTAGCGATGGGACGCTCGAGGAGTACAGCGACGACGACCAGGACCAGGTCGACGGGGTCGGACGGAACGAGGAGGGCACCGTTGATGAGGTGGGTAGATGAGAGTGAGATTTTAAGAAAGGAAATTGAAGATTTCCGTAAGTCATTAATTATTCATTGTCTGGATTGGGGCTGAGTGATTCATGGCAACCAaggttgtttatttatttttctttaagtaTTTCTGAGAGCAGTTCAGGCATTTGCGGACAGGTGGCTGTTTCGGGTTGGAATTGGTTTGAGTCTTGGCTATGTTTACGGATTCTAGTTGGATAAATTGTTTCATATTTCGGACACATAATAGGTGTTCCTATTGGACTTTTCCGGTGAACCAGAATCGTTGTCCAGATTTGCTGCGAATTTCGATTTGAACCCTTTTGGAGTTGAACTTAGCAGTATTGCTAATTTTTTGAGCTTTTATCACCtgttgaacatttaaaaaaatatcattatggATGAAATGCCAAATCTACCTTGAAAATTCCCTGAAATTCCCGCTGCATTTTTCATGGAATTTTAATGAGAAtgcaatttctggcccttggggagctgttgatcaagcacatctacaaaggataaaatactgtgatttagttataagctttttctcttttttctccTTCCTTTGCAATATCagcaagtttattttttttatttttcttgctcttggtAACACATTTGGTTAAggcaataattgttccaaaatggataatgatgtaacacacagttgaaaggaactccaaaactctgttatgtacctcaaaagaactttttgtatcttgattattcatcaataaaaccgaattgaattgaattgtaaTTCACATGGGCTCCTTAGAGTCGgttttgaaatgtaaacaaTGTTGTAATTCATACACATTAGACTACATACTGCATTtcgcagactggatttcgtcatgtatatctGATGATTTTCCAGAAtaggttgcttagaaattgataattgggaataaaaCTAATTACAGACCAAccaaccagattctcaccaccatgacaaccatccattgccggccgctcccatctccaccgcacaccagggacaaggaaaagaATTTGGAAGACGAGAAGTGTTGATGTACCACTTTTGtaaggggacaagggaaaatctccacggtgtccCCAAATAAGTTTCTTTTGGAGTGCGATGGTTTTTGGGAAGATGGTTTGTGGATTGCCCCTAGAAACTATATTATGTTTATTATTTTAGaagctgaaatgaaaaaaataacttttaaataacCGTAGAtgcatttttgtttataaattcaatCGTCAACAACATCCATATATTCGCAGTCCAAAATGAACTGGAGCGACTGGATGCTGCACAAAACCTGCAAACTGGGCACCTCGGTCCTGGCCGGATGTGACTACGTTGGTGAGGGGCTGGCCTCCTTCCTCGGCATCACCACGCCCAAGTACAGCTTCGAGATCGAGGAATTCAAGCGGATGCAGGCGGAACAGCAAGCCGAAGACCGCGCTATCCAGAACTTTGTCGAGCAGAATCGTCCCTCCGCCACAGTCGAATCCCAGCCCGAGCAGAGCAACCCCGCCTCTGCGACAGCTCCGGCCGGGGGGGCCACAACGGTGACgaatgaaattgaaaagttttaaaaaactagcacacacacacacacttgcaaATATCAAAAAGCGCTTGCAGCAAAAATAATGTAGATTTTGTTTGAAACACCAATCTAAAGCACATTTCGGATGATTTGAATCATTtgcgaatcattaagttaaGATGCAGAATGTAAAggatttatatatatttattgTAAACTAAACATCAATGACAGTGCAATTTGCAATAGAATTATTATTATGAAACTCCAAAGATGTATTGTATATTATCTTTGATATgatgaataaataataaagttttatttgaTAATATTATACTCTGAATCTCTAATGTGTTAAATTTTCTTCATTCCGaaataacttcaaaatatctttaattttgcattcattcgattttttgttttctagtaGTACAtatctgaatttttttaaaggtccaataaaccaaaattccagtttttgctttttgggtgtttttgaaaccgcctttagTCAGCATTGTCAAACAACATATcgattgaacaaaaaatcataaaaaatttcattcaaaatagaaaaaatggacaaaaggtcaaaagttttttttgaaatttcaaaataacaaaaaaaaaaaaaaaaacagaaatttcgagaaaaaatgCGTCATGGATTTTCTACGCTGTGtaggaacttttgaaaaagtaaccgAGATTAAATAATTACTTTATCTTCGGTTGCTTCGGTGTTTGATCATTTCTTTTGTCCGATTTATTATCATGTGGATTTGTaaacacacagtaaaaaaaatgggtaaatttggaaggaatgaaaaactgaaattacacATCCTTTCTTTCACTCACTTCAGTTGATGTTCACATCAAgaatgagcaggatagactggtTGTTTACAAATCCTCTTTGACCCATTTGTCAGAATGATTTGTCTTTGTACAAGTTCTAAGATTGCTACACAGTAAAATATGGACctcttttattaaatatttgaaagatAAAACGATTTCAACAATAGTTTGGCaggtttttttgtgttaaatattttcaaatgtaaaattaaattcattCAAGGTTTGTCATAATTGTGAGTATGagcttaattttcatttattgatTATCgggaaaaataccaaaaatatgataaaaaatgcaaaacaaaaaacaatacatctttgttatttttaaacgaatttttaaatgtaataaaaaataaatcatttaaattccGACAACTCGGTAAatcaaaataatacaaaaaagcaattttaattgtaatttatttggTAACGATATCTTGTTAGTTTACTCTTTGTATCAGGGCAAGGATGGGAAGGGAAAtccaattttactaaattcaaaAGGGAACTTGgtataacatatttttaaacaaattccaagatattttgaaattatttgaagattataaaaaaaataattatgttaaAAACGttctttgataaaaaattaataaatttggtacaaaattcaaaatttagttattttaacacTTAACTTACTCTTTTCATTTCAAGTTACAACCGAGTTACATAAACTTTGTGTTTGGCTATtttccaaattcaaaattatttgttttgttaagcTTTCAGCTATTTTGTGAAGATTGATTGTTTATGTTTTCTGTCTGAATCGAAAtaatgagtgtttttttttttttataaccagTTGTTGGTTCGAAAAGATTGTTCAGGTGCATACAAAGAActgatttgtatgaaaaaatataagctCCAGAAAAATATGTCAAAAGTTTGTATGTTGTTTTTTCCTCTTATTTTGATCTACTACTCACCAAAtaccacgaaaaaaaattaccgtcatcaggggtgacattgagtctggggggtgaaattggtttaaaaaaaatttcagcatttttgtattgaATTTATTTGTGATTTGTTGGGACAAAAGACAAAATATCGAACCTAGGGTCGAActtaagaaaataacaaaagtcTTAATTCAAACATGttgaaatgttatttcaaaataaatttgtaagtttttcagcaaaatttcgATTTATGTTGTTAGTTTTCTCATAGTTTCGAACCTGAACTGAATTTTATAGTTTTCCATAGCaatgcatttttgtttttgaaatgtataatttttaattcagtCATGTTCGATAatgtttcaaagaattttaTATTCTTCTAAATAATTAATTCATTGCTTCCTATCCAATATCTcggaaagtttttgttttctagCATAACAGTTTGTTCTTGtttctgtaatatttttgtattttttctattCTTAAAAACAAGAGCAGTTATTTACATTAGTTTATGAGAATATGTCTGAACTCtagtatattttaaataattctttcaaataatttgattttgttacattgaaatttcagtGAATTCTCCTATTCTGCCGATCATGAAGCTTTAATAAGtttcatatgattttttttaatataacatacatgaaaaaaagtatttgaattACTTTATTCTTGccaaagtattttttaagtttttcaaccATTAATTCGAATTCGAATCTATTTCAAGattatatttattgaaaaaacgaGTTTCTTTAAAATTCCAGATAAAAAccttacataaaattttcaactaCTTTAGGCCcatgcagtccagactcgattatccgaaggccttggcaaactttcacttcggataatcgagtctggactgtaataggTTTAGAAAACGTTTACTTCaggagttttgcaaaaaagttgtcaaaataataaaaaaaacagcaaatttggttgaaatgtatgtatgtatgtatgtatgtatgtatgatcaaattcgatcatcttttactccgtaatctgtacacccacgtgcataagttattttgcacgaattttaatgctacaaatacaggcgcataaaataaaatggttttccttttccctccccaagcgccggaaatttgtagcgggtgtagggacactttgcatagacgcccttgctcccatcacgtcactgagggtatggagcgacgagaaattaataagcatgccccctcagccgaaccttcattagagaagcaggcaatccacaactcacagcgaacgactaaggggacaccctaccgcgtatataatatGGTTGGCGTAGGTTGACTTAAGTGAAATGTCTGAATGTTAGTGTAGATGAAAGAATATGTTGTTATTCAAATAGGAAAGGTCTCACCAAATTAGTAATCCATGGTTTAGGACATTTTGCGAACGTCTCAAGCTTGATGGAACTTGCGATCAGTTAGCCGAATTCTTGCACCACACGAACCACATTAACCGGCTTGACCTTAGAAGTATCCGGACGATGGCCATCACTCAGCACACTCAATCAGGAAGCAAATGCTTGAACCGGTTGGAAATGTTGAAGGAAATTCTCGTACACATTAAGCAGTACTTGAATGATGTTGGTCCAGTAAGGACACTTTTGGCACACGGGGCTGGGAAAATAGGAACGTTTCATCGATGGCCACTTCTTAATTTCCACTGCTCCCACAGTTATCACATCGCCGAAAAGGACAGCAAAGTCTCCAAAATGTtacaaattttactattttaaacGAAATCTATAGACCAAAAAATGACAGAGAAAAAAACGCGTCCGGTCGTACGCACGGTTTACTTCGATCATCTCAACAGCAAATTTGGTTGAAATAAGCCCAAATCCAGATCCACCCAAATATACGAGAAGGtctttttcatgcaaatttattaaggatagtttttcgaaaaacttattttaatttatttgaaaagcacatttaaaaaatgctttaaaagacaaacgtaaaaaatcctttttttttgcaatttgttgacCAAACATCTGCATGACTAGATTTATTCTCGAAGAAACTAAAAATCATAAACATCTAGTACTGTAGTGTAGTGATGGAAATAGTTGAATGCAAacgtaataaaaatattaaaataacatttataaCTGAACTGTATTTCGTCAGAATCTCTTCTGATGAAAGTATCTGACGACAAAACCTCTTAGTTTGAATTGAATAATACACTGTGCTGATCTTCCACCCCCTCACCGAACGAGTACCAAAAATGTAAACCATGTGatggaaaatcaataatttaattaatgaTTCTTGCTCACACACTCACACCCCCCACAAAAACTCCATCGAAAGTGTCGATTTTTCCTTTCTCTCCCGGGAGACATCAGCTCACCTCCAAATTCTCGGACGGATTCTGGCCATTCCAAAGGATTTCTGTTATGCCAAGTTGAAGGAGGGTAGAGGGGGTTGAATTTCCATTAGCATTCGCTTGAGCAGCTTACAATAACCCTCTTGCCTCCTTTCCCGCCATGTAAGGATCCACCTGAGCTCGTTTATCAAAATCGCACATGTACTTGTAGGTGCGCCAGGGACCAGGACAGGACGGGACAGGATAGGTGGATACAATAGCCCTTTTTGGCGAACCCCAAAATCTCCACGCCACAATTACGACGACCAAAGCCAGAGCTTCAATGTATGGTTTTTGTATTGGACCATGTATGAACCGGCATACCCGGCGAGTTGGATCAACTGTGGTCTTAGCCTTACCccccaaaggaaaaaaaaaaaaaaaaaaaaaaaagaaccggcATACCAACATACACCCTCACTCGCAAAGTCCCAAAAAGAGGACCCTTCTTTTGGCACATAATAAATTATATGTGGTGACGTTGACGCGGTATACATAAGCCGAAAATGAAAGGATATTTGATCCTTTTATATTTATGTGTATTCAATACACGGGCAAGGTGGACCATCGGCGGAGGTGCCACCACACACGTGGAAACACAGCCGGTTGTCCCGCTCTAGCGTGTGAGTCCTTCGTCCTTCCTCCTCCTCAAAACCAGTGTCCTGCAGCATAGCTTCACCCTCtccctctctcacacacactcacatatGCCTAACGTGTGAATAGCCCTTTTCACAGGCGTTCTCTTTCTCACAGGATACAATACCATCTCgatctctctctatctcttaCACACTCTCAGTCACTCGTTTGGAGTTAGAAGGTAAGGATGGTTAGAATACATGTAGCAGTAGCATAGATTAGGCACGGTGCAAAGGACACAGTTTTGGTGAGTGCCGGCACAAGGACGACGAATGCTCTAGTTCTTGTCCTGGCTGACGGCGGGTGGACCAGTCAGCGAGAGGGTATGTGTGTGGAAGGATGAATGGGGATAATTTATGTACTTCTGGCGAATGGCTAGTTGGATAGCGGGAAAGCAGTAGTGGGCAAAATTTAATAATGATTTGCGTCAAAGATTCGTTGATAAAAATCTGCAGAAGAAAATCACTATTAAAATTTGTTATGTTACATATAATGTTAGAAAATTCGcgaaaaaaataacactttagtaaaaataaatgttaaattaaGATACATGTGCTGAGCAGTTTAGTATCATTAATTTCAACCTCTCAATATTTCAAAGGATAAATATCTATGCTACTAAACTGTTTGCAAATGAAAGTTAGTTCATTCATTCAACtacaaaacattggaatttcgtGGCAATGCCACGGCATTCTAAAATCAGCTTGAAAATAATGCAATTATCTTTTGTTGATAATTGTGTACAGAAATGTTGCTTAAAACTAGCAGTTGTTCAAGATTCTAAATATTACTCTTTACACAGAAATATTAACTGCATCatctttttttataagtttaatttctggattttgtttttaattttgctgCTGCTGAATTTACGATCTTAAGCTATTCCTATTTTTCTGCCACTGAATTTACGATCCTTAGCTGTCCttatttttctgtgattttagaaattcaaatatcagcATAACTTgcttaaataattatttaactcaaaaacacagcacagtaaatattttttctctgattTCAAAAAAAGGGAATTGAGAACTGCAAACAAGTTTAGGCGAAATTTATGGTATTGATACTaacagaaatttataaaaaattgcaaaatatcagacattttttttcaagttgcatTGTATTGTAAACTAAATTAAGAATAATTTTGTTTATGACCaacatattcatttttttactttctttactaatttaacaaaattttacacatatttgaaaataacataGCTCCAGCTGCTTTAAGTTTCGTTCATTGGAGTTTTGAATGACGTCCTTTCAGATTCTTTTTTGAACttcctgaaataaaaaaaatgttcttattttatgaaatgctGTATCCTAACCATTTTTTTCCGTAGCTTTTTACGCTTAAAATTTACAACTGATTATCTGTATTCcgtaaaacaaaattatgaacAATATCTGAAATGAATAATATTGTTAATAATATAACATTGTATTGGGTGTCTTAAAAACAGATCTAAATCtaacatttgggtaattctccgccaactcacatgaaatcgggaaaagttgccccgacccctcttcgatttgcgtgaaactttgtcctaaggggtaacttttgtccctgatcatgaatctgaggtccgttttttgatatctcgtgacggaggggcggtacgaccccttccatttttgaacatgcgaaaaaagaggtgtttttcaataatttgcagcctgaaacggtgatgaaatagaaatttggtgtcaaagagacttttatgtaaaattagacgcccgatttgatggcgtactgagaatttcgaaaaaacgtatttttcatcgaaaaaaacactaaaaaagttttataaattctcccattttccgtttctcgactgtaaaattttttggaacatttcattttatgggaaatttaatgtacttttcgaatctacattgacccagaagggtcattttttcatttagaacaaaattttccattttaaaatttcgtgtttttttctaactttgcagggttattttttagagtgtaacaatgttctacaaagttgtagaacagacaattacaaaaaatttaatatatagacataaggagtttgcttataaaaatcacgagttatcgcgattttacgaaaaaaagttttgaaaaacttactttttgcatttctctttgtttcgtcgtgcgtgtctgtcgcgggtggtcatgaacggccatgatcaacgacgaccaacattttcaaaacttttttttcgtaaaatcgcaataactcgtgctgtttataagcaaaccccttatgtctatatattatttttttttaattgtctgctctacaactttgtagaacattgttacactctaaaaaataaccctgcaaagttagaaaaaaacatgaaattttaaaatgaaaaattttgctctaaataaaaaaatgacccttctgggtcaatgtagattcgaaaagaacattaaatttcccataaaatgacaagttccaaaaaaaatttacagttgagtaacggaaaatgggagaatttttaaaacttttttagtgattttttcgatgaaaaatacgttttttcgaaactctgagtacgccatcaaatcgggcgtctaattttacataaaagtccctttgacaccaaatttctatctcatcaccgtttcaggctgcaaattattgaaaaacacctctttttcgcatgttcaaaaatggaaggggtcgtaccgccc
Coding sequences:
- the LOC120420872 gene encoding protein FAM177A1, yielding MTKVDIPMKNKVDASANFIQHEKDVEVQVRAPKRVLHFSDGTLEEYSDDDQDQVDGVGRNEEGTVDESKMNWSDWMLHKTCKLGTSVLAGCDYVGEGLASFLGITTPKYSFEIEEFKRMQAEQQAEDRAIQNFVEQNRPSATVESQPEQSNPASATAPAGGATTVTNEIEKF